The following proteins are co-located in the uncultured Draconibacterium sp. genome:
- a CDS encoding magnesium-dependent phosphatase-1 translates to MRIFVFDLDFTIWDAGGTWCDATSPPYKWENGKLLDQKGGWIRLYEEVVEILDVLKSQNKFIVAASRTYRPIWAQELLQLLDIDKYFDLKEIYPSSKIHHFNQIENHFKMLFSEMVFFDDEYRNVREVSALGVNSVLVSKGITLSMVKEYL, encoded by the coding sequence ATGAGAATTTTTGTTTTTGATTTGGACTTTACCATTTGGGATGCCGGGGGTACCTGGTGCGACGCGACAAGTCCACCTTATAAATGGGAAAATGGAAAGCTGTTAGACCAAAAAGGAGGGTGGATTCGATTGTATGAAGAAGTTGTCGAAATTCTCGATGTATTAAAAAGTCAAAATAAATTTATCGTGGCAGCATCACGAACTTACCGTCCCATCTGGGCTCAGGAATTATTGCAATTGTTGGATATTGATAAATACTTCGATTTAAAAGAAATATATCCGAGCAGTAAAATTCACCATTTTAATCAGATCGAAAATCACTTTAAAATGTTGTTTTCAGAAATGGTATTTTTTGATGATGAATATCGAAATGTCAGGGAAGTTAGTGCCTTGGGGGTGAATTCTGTTTTAGTTTCTAAAGGAATAACACTTTCTATGGTTAAAGAGTATTTATAA